Genomic DNA from Anguilla anguilla isolate fAngAng1 chromosome 17, fAngAng1.pri, whole genome shotgun sequence:
TGAGAAGGGCTGAGGACGAGAAAACAATGAGGTCAGCCTGGCAAGGAATGGCACTGCCACTCAAACTCCTTTCTGACGGACACTGGAAGAAGCACACGAGGAGAAACTGGAGcacagtgtgatgtcatatgTGGGAGGGGCACAGTATGATGTCATACGTGGGAGGGGCAGTTGGTCAAAGCCATTTTCAATCGACTGCAAACTAGATTTGCACTCATTTCTTTAGTTGAGCATGTGCTGTCATATGTGCTTCTAGATTACGGTGTCCTAACAGATCCACGTTTGGCAATCATGAAGATGAGCAACATTAGTGTTCATCTAAAAAAAGGGGAAGATCAAAACACCGCTATCGATGCTAATTGGATTCTTCCCTTCTAACAATTCACAGTATTTGTTGTGTACACAAGAAGCAAAACTGAAGCCTTAAATACAAAAGCCATGTtacacatctttaaaaaatagctCAGATAGGAtttcagttggaaaaaaaactgatctaTGAGGATCTCCTtggttaaatatttacattttggttaCGTTTTGGTGAAAGAAAAAGGATCGAGTCTGATGCTAGCTACATCTATATTACTACAATACACCAGCAATAGTTGTGTTTTGCTTGTGCTTACACTCCAACTGAGCTCAGagtatattatttaaatatttattattctatctgaTGCTGCTTTGTCTCCTGGACAGAAGCAACAAAAGGATCCTCTCGTGTTTTTAAGGGTATCTACTAGCACAGACTAATCAAGGTGAAACAGTGAATAACAATATAAAAGTGCCCATGGTGACACAGCCAAAGACTACGCAGTGACACGCTGTAAACCTTCACCAGTAGGCAGCCAAAACGCAGAAACGCTTCCTGTGCACGGTCTTCCACGAACACAAAAGCTGTCCTGCCGGGCGATGATTGGCTTTAACTGTAAATTGGCGCCAGTGTCATTTGTCAGCAGTCTTCTTCCCTCGTTTGTTCCAGTTTGAGAAGGTTTGATAAACAGAAAGCATACATTTGAAAACGTAGAAGGAGGAGACGACGCGGTGTTCTTATCTTTCCACGGACAGCGGGGTCAGCATGAAGACAGAGCTTTCGCTTTGGCTTCTGTGGTCCCCCCAGGTCCCTCGAGCTCAGGATTCGACAGGATTCGAGTCACCCCTCTCAGTCTGGAAGGGGCTAGCGGTCTGGCACACAAgggtagcccccccccccccccacgagccACTCTACTGCTGTGCACACGTTACCCACAGCGATTACAGACACCCGCCGCAGGAGGGTCTGCGCGTTACTGAGTCACCAACAGCGCCTCACGCTGGGGAGATGAAGAGGCGCACACATCATCCTGGAGGGGGTGGAGTGAGTCAAACAGCTCGGTGCGTTCCTGCACCTACGGGCTTCTCCCCTTCAGTCTCTGGGACACAGAGAGATGGGTCAGTATCTACGGATGGAAAAGGAAAGCCCtgaccccccacacaccacacataatTATCTCAATCCCCTTCTGGGGAACAGGGCCTGGAGATGCACAGCCAGcaacatccacacgcacacacacacacacacacacacacacacgcacacagagacacaaacacacgcacgcatgcacgcacacacacgcacgcacacacacacacacacacacgcacgcgcacacacacacacacactggggtgACTGGCACACGCAGAATGGGAGGTACCCCGATACCGTACCTGCACCTCAGGGAGACTCACGTCCCCACACCCTGGGGGGCCAGTCAGCTGTCCAATGATACCCGCTCAACGTCTGACCcctgggggcagagagagagagaaggctcaGACACGCCCATTCCACAGTATCAGTGGGTCTACAGGAACACAACAGGGACAAACTTCCTGAACACAATGCAAGTACAAGGACTGATTTGATGTAAACCAAAAACGAAGAACTTCCAAGACACTGAGGACGGCTTAGGCCgaaacatgtctgtctctttgtccaaacaggaataaaatacaatgaaaatgattttgttgcgtagacatttataatttatatttcattcgCTAAGAATGCGGGCTCCCGTCTTTCCTTTCAACCAAAAACGATTTCTAACAAAGCGACAAATAATGAATCAACGTACAGTGAGCGAGACTCCCTGTAACCTATATGCACATGACCACCTTTGTTTAAAAGCAATCAGgctgctgacctttgacctgacCCCTCCGATCTGTCTGCTGAAGCCTGAATATTCCTTCTTCAGAAAGTCTGGACTGCTTTTAGATTTCAGGATGTCTGGAGAGACCAGAGAGAACACAGAATCAACAACATGAACCTGCCAATATAAACATGCCTGTCACCTATAACATATCTGTCAAGCAGGGTAGTGAAGCTTGAAAGAAGCCTTCAAAAGACTTTAAAAGTCAATGCTGCCACACGATACTCCAGTCATTGGCATAACACCCAATGACCACCCAATGACCAGAACGCTAGCTGAAGATACATGCTACGTTAGCGGGATAGGACCGAACGCCCTGTGTGTCCCATTGGCCTTGCCCATGCTGTGGCTTAGGTGAAGAGTACCCCTGCGTGCCAGCGTTACACCTCTCTGCCATTAGCCTGTGGCAGCTGTGCAGTTCAGAGCAATAAATCAGGCTGCTTTTCACGGGGAAACCAATCACATCAACTCATAGTAAGGGAAGAAGCCAATCCAAAATGGCGACTCAAGTGCCGGACAAGTAGCAGTATAGAGACTGAATGAGGCTTGCGTCAAATGCTAGAGGAAGTGCTGCTGTCCCTCACTGATACAGGAAGTGCTGATGTCCCTCACTGCTACAAGAAGTGCTGCTAGCCCCTCACCACTACAGGAAGTGATTTTGTCCCTCACTGCTACAGGAAGTGCTGCTGTCCTTCACTGCTACAGGACATGCTGCTGCCCCTCACTGCTACAGGAAGTGCTGCTGTCCCTCActgacacaggaagtgctgctgtCCCTCACTGCTACAGGAAGTGCTGCTGTCCCTCACTACTACAGGAACAATACAGTGGCAGAAGAGGGATGTGATCTCACCGTACGCTGGcgcagtgggcggagcctcagcCACCCTCTCTCCCAGGGCCTCTGCGGCCACCCTCAGTTGCTGCTTCAGCTTGCTGACGTCACAGTCCGCCTTGGCCTTGACGACACTCAGCTCGGTGTAGATGTCCTTGTACTTGTCCGATACGTACTTCTTATCCTGGTAAGAGcacccacagcacagacagctcaAACACAGAGGTGGTTAAAGGTCATGTGGTTGCCATGGTCAGTGAGGAACCAAAAGGGTCTGTACTCGCAAAGGTCAGTGGTCATCTAACCTTcagcacagactgcagctcatCTTTCAGCGAGTGGACTTCCTGCTTGAGATACTGGATTTCTGAGTCCTTCACCCTCAGGAGGACCTGCAGAatcgcaaaaataaataaatatatgagcaaatgtgtatgtgtgtgtgtgtgtgtgtgtgtgtgtgtgtgtgtctgtgtgtgtctgtgtgtgcgcgcgtgtgtgtatgtatattgtgtgtgtgtgtttcggctGCAGTACCTCAAGTTCATACAGGTCCTTGCCCTGCGCTTGGGCTGGGGACCCCTCCCCACTGAGGCAGGACCGCATACGAGTGATCTCCACTGTCAGGCGCTCATTCAGCTCCTGGgaacacgcacagacacacacacctataaaTATACATGCACGTACatggacacacggacacacagacacacacacacacaaccacacacacacttacccacatactcacacacccacacacatacaaatatactgtaatgtgaGTGTAGAGGACAGGGCCTCTGTAATGTGGGTGTAGAGGACAGGGCCTCTGTAATGTGGGTGTAGAGGACAGGGCCTCTGTAATGTGGGTGTAGAGGACAGGGCCTCTGTAATGTGGGTGTAGAGGACAGGGCCTCTGTAATGTGGGTGTAGAGGACAGGGCCTCTGTAACGTGAGTGTAGAGGACAGGGCCTCTGTAACGTGAGTGTAGAGGACAGGGCCTCTGTAATGTGGGTGTAGAGCACGGGGCCCCTATAACGTTGGGGCAGTGGACGGGGCCCCCGGCTTGCCTGAATGTGCACGCTGAGCTCCTGGTTCTCCCGCTGGCACTGGGACAGCGCCTGCCTCTCAGACTCCAGCGCCTGGGCCAGGTGCACGTTCTCCAGGCACTTCTGGGAGTACTGCTCCGACAGGACCTCCAGCTCCCGCTGAACGGACTGCAGCTCCTCCCtacagcattattattattattattacaggtatttagcagacgctcttatccagagcgacttactcaccaacttttacatagcatttacattgtatccatttatacagctggatatacactgaagcaatgcaggttaagtagcaagacacctaacccctaacccctaactgctctggcgaatgagaggcatcattTGTAAAGCGcgttggataaaagcgctatataaatgcagtccatttaagtaccttgctcaagggtacaatggcaatgtgctacccaggaatcgaacctatgacttTTAGGATACAAGCTTATAATACACACGCataatacacactcacacgcaccaCACGCTTTCAGACATACTATAATACAGTTTCAGCATTTATTACAGCATTCAGGTGAAGTTACACAACCAGATGGTTGCATGGTCAAATCCCATCTGAGGAACTGCAGTGAGTAACAGATCTGcttcatataaatatttaatatcgGTTTAATCAATATCCTGtgcatggaaaaacacaggcagTGCGGAAACATGAAACATACCATTTGCTCCTATTACAATAGTAATTACAAGGTCATTACTACTACCATATGTACTTTCCTGTGTTTCTTGGACACTTGCcctgtaattacatttaattcatataatTTGTTCTACACTCCACGAGTGTGCCTAAACTAACTCAgattaatatatatttgttaGCCCCCTCCTGTTTTTGGCACTGGTGTAGTTTGTAAGACACGCGGGTCAGGATGTGATTAAACGGCATGGGGGACGTTGCGACGTCTCGGTTTTTGGGCCACGCACCGGTACTGCTGCGTCAGTGCCTGGACGTCGGCATTGGCTCCGTTGAGCTGGGAGCGCTGCGTTTTCTCCAGCTCTTTCCGATGGGCATTCTTCATGGATTCCAGTGCTgcaacagggagggggggggggggggaggattgcCTGTTATGAGCATAGTCTGCAGGGAGCAGGGTGGTGCTCTGAGAGAGTAGGGTGGTGCTCTACATCACACAGAGCAGGGTGGTGCTCTACGGCCAGTTTTACCGGAGATGGTGGCGGCCGTCTCCTCAGCCAGCAGCCGCTCCCGCTCTTCCCGGAGGTGGGCCACCTCCCTCTGGTGCTGTCGCTGGATCTCCTCAATCACTTTCAGGTGCGTCTCCTCCATCTCTGCGAACCCTCGCTCACAGGTAgcctgagggaggggagggtacGGGGCAAGGTGGGATGGGACAGGGCCAATCAGATTCAGGTCcgtcagttgtttttttgttctgaaattATTCTTGGTCTGTAATTGTATTGAATCATTCAGCTTAGTGAAAGTCACAGTGGAATTAACTTCCTTTCAGATAAATTCAATCATTTATCAGATGTTGACTGATTACTTTGTTTTGTCAGCAGGTCAGTCACatagttaaaacattttcactgtctAAAAATGGTCTGCAATATCTCAGAACGGCTAGTgattcaaaaaccaaaagtgaaatttgtaacaacaaaaaacaaatgtgtgttaACCCAAGATAATCTTCATTACTGCTATAAAGTCTTATTTTGTCACAAGCGATTCTGGCCCATTAAATCTGAGAAGTTGTATTAATGTTTttgggttttcatttttaattttgcactGAATTGAGGCTTTACCCAGACGCAGACAGTGTCCACTGTGCTTCTCACTAAAAATTGAATCTGACGGTGAAAAGCCACACAGAGGTTACTGTATGAGCAGCCatgcagggttagggttagacacAGCGCACTGAGACCAGACACTGAATTGCAAAGCATCTGATATCTGAGAAGGAGCCTGTAATCTGGATCTTGTGTCGGGTAATGTAAGAACGAtacttaatattttcaaaatggacATTAAGTGGTCACTGTTCAGTCTGGAAGTCAAATTTCTCCATTTTTGTGGGGAGAGGAAATACTCTTTGCAGAATAATTAATTTAGCATGTTTTGTACCAAAAATCACTAAATAAAGGGGTTTCATTTTCCTAATATCCTTTCATTGCTTTATGCAAAGATAAAACAATCTTCTCTCGAATTGTCTGATTTAACACCACGTTATTTTCgctttttcacttttaaaaatattcacacaGTCGGCCAGCCAGTCATACACATTATGAGTATAATCTACTGACCTCTGCAACTCCAAAATCCGGAAAAAAACTGCTTGGTCTAACTGAAACCttctgatggaaaaaaaaggggagaatatgaataattaataaaataacctTCAAATTTTCCAGGTCTTTCTGGTATTTCTCCTTCAGGCTGGACACGTCCTCCCCCGGGGTCTTATTCCCCAGCTGGTCCTGCATGGAGTTCACCTGCATCTCCAGCTCCTGGATCCTCTGCCTCAGCACTGTCGTGGAGTCCAGCTCCACCGTGCCAGTTTCCCCAGCCTGGCcctctgtgggcggggcctggtcgtggaggggcggggcctggtcATGGGGGGACGGGGCCTGGTCATGGGGGGACGGGACCTGGTCATGGGGGGATGGGGCCTGGTCATGGTGGGATGGGGCCTGGTCATGAGGGAGCATGGCCTGGTCAAGAGGGGGCACGGCCAGCTCGGGGAGGGGCGAGTCCTCGGGGTGCTTGGCCTGCAGCCTGTCCAGTGCGTCCAGCAAGGTACGGAGGCTCTGCGTGTGCTGGGACTGCATCCGTTCCACTTCCTCCCGGTGGGCCCAGTGCAGCTCCTCCATCCTCCCCTGGGACTGGGCCTCCAGCTTCCGCACGTGCTCCTCATGGCGGTCCTCCATTCCCTCGATGTCCAGGAGGAGCACCTCCAGCTTCTGCTGGCAGTCGGCCATCTTCTCCATCAGGCTCAGCTCGTTGGCCGTCATCCTCTGCTCGGCCTCGCCAATCTCCATCTCGTACAGAGCTTTCAgctcctccgcctccgcctGGAAACGCTCCTCCATCCGCTCCGTCTGCTCCCGCCGCTGGGAGAGCTCGCCGGCGTAGTGGGACACCTCCTGCCTCAGGGCGTGGTTCTCCTCTCGGAGGCCGGCCAATGCCTGGGTGAGGCTCTGGCACTCCTCCTGAAGAGAGGTGATGCACCCCTCATGGGCGGCGCCTATGCTGGGGTCGTACTCCTGACATGGTCCACCCGTGCTCTGACGGGCTCCGTTACACTGCTTCATGTCCCTCTCCTGTCCCATACTTGGTTTGCATGCTACAAAGGGAATTGTGGTCTCTTGCATGGACAGAGTGCTGCTAGCGACATTACCAGCAGGCTTGTAGTGCTTATTGTGTAAAACATTGATCAAACAGGGACGGACACTACCCATTTCAGTCTCGTAGGTGGCCTCTAACTCACGAGAGAGACGCTGGAGGACCTCTGCTTGTAACTGCAGCTCAGTGGCTAGTCTCTCTTGACCAACGCGTGGGGAATCTACGGCTTCGACGTGGCAGATGAGCACATCTCTCTGAAGATGCTGACTGACAATCTCCTCTGCCAAGTCACGGGCCTCCTCCATCGTGATCTGCTCTAAATAGGGGGCGAGTTCGGGAGGACTGATGTAAGCCAGCGTTGTTCCCTGACTACGGTCAATCTCGTCACTGAGCCCCTGACCTAGCCTGCCAAAGCCTGCCCGTTTCGAGGCGCTGACCACCTCTTTCAGTGCGACTTCCCTGCGCTTTAAATTTGCATGCGCTTCCAGCAGCTCGCTCTGTAGCTTTCGAAACTTCTCGTCGTAAAAGGACTTAAGATTCTGTATTGAGTTTGCCAAGTCAGTTTGGACACAGTTGCTGCTTGTGACATCAGAATTTTCTTCAGCGGAGTCTCTTACACTCTGGAGCCAATCTTCAGGCTCTTCAGTCTGAACCTCCAGCTTATCCACCTCGGCCCAAAACTCACATTCTACCATCAACTTCCTAGCCACAACATCTGCATATATGATAGCCACATAACTCTCATTACCTCTTTTCAAGTTCTCTGCTTCTTGGTGGATCTCTCTGAGGCTCTGCAAAAGGTCGCTGATCGGATTCCGCACTGATAAAGCCATCTTTTTCAAAACAAGAGCCTCAAATTCTAGCATATGGGCAGACAGTTCTATTCTGTCCAGTCCTGATACCTTGTTTTCCTTCATTCCCAGATTCCGAGTTCCTTGATGATCCAGCTTCTGTTCCTCCAGACCGTTCCCTCCTCGCCTAATGTGAAGAGTGGCGTTGCATAACTCGGCCTCGATCTCTGACAGCGTGTGACTCTGCGTTTCGGCACAACCTTCCTGGCGACCTCTCAGTATGGACTGGACCTTCTCCCTACTGAGCTCCAGGCAGGCTAAAGCCTTTGCACATGCACCATTTTCCGCACTAACACGGCAGTCGGCTTCCTTGCCGAAAGTGCGCCTCTCGTCCAAATCGTCCTGGAGCTGGGCGTAGAGCCGGCACTCTCTGGACATGCACTCGCTGAGTGTCAAGCACAGCTCTGCCTCGAGCTCGGCCCACTGGGTGCGCTGCTCCTTCACGGCCTCCGTTTTGAggccctcctgctcctccagcttcaGAGTGATGTCCTTTAGCTTCTCCTCTGAGGAGTACAGTTTGTTCTCCAGTGTGTTGATAATGCCGATGAACTTCTCCGTGTCCATGGCACCACCAGCAGAGGCAACAGACTCCAGCAATGTGTCTGAGGAACCATTCTCTTCTGAAGGATCGTGGTCTATCAGTGAGGGGTTGTTGATTTTTCCGATGTCTTCTGGGTGGATGGCATCAGTCAACTTATCCTGTTTGCTTGAGCTCTCCTGGACATAAGGGTCTCCCTGTACTGTACTACAGTCCCTCTGAAGGGCGGTGTAAGCCAGCCGCATGCTGctcagctcctgctccagctcagcgATGCGGTTCTCCGCAGCCGTTAGTTCACCCCCCAGGTCCCTCTCCGCAGCGCACGGCTCCATGCTCCCCTGACTAACCCTGCAGACGGCTTCTTCTTTCGCCTGCAGCTTGAGCTGGGTCTCCTCCAGACGGCATTCCAAGGCAGCCAATTTCACCAGGGCCTCGTTGAGGTCCTTCTCTTTCATCTCCGCCTGCCTCTCATAAATCTCCTTGACCTCCTGtatctcctcttccttctcccaGAGGACCTGGCTGATCCTCTGGAACTCCTCGTAGAGCTTGTGGTAAGAGCGGTCCAGGCTGCAGTAGTCAGTCTCTTCCACCGCGAGGCGGGACTGAAGTTTACTCACCTCGTTGTCCGCCTCGGTGATCTGGTTGAGAAGCTCCTGGCAGCGGCAGGTCAGCTGGTCCTTCTCGTCCGTCAGCCGCCTGGTCATTTCCGTCAGGTCCTGTATGGCATCCGTCTTAGTGGCGAGCTGCTCCTCCAGCCGATGCACCAGGTCACCGCgctctccctgcagctctgccgTCCGCAGCTGGTCCTCCAGCTCGTGTCTCCTCGCCTCAACCTCCGCAAGCCGCTCCATCAGGCACTGCCTCTCCTTATCCCAGCTCTCGTGTGGGAGGTCCCGGCTCGTCTCGAGACTCTCCTCCTTCAGGGCCTGGGTCTCCTGTGCGGCGACCAGTCTAGCTGTGACCTCCGACAGGCTCTCCTGGAGGTTCTGCACCTCCTTCCCGTAGTCCTGCTGCAGGGCCTGCTGCCGCTCCAGGTCCCGCAGGGCCTGGCTCTTCTCCAGAAGGCAGGCCTCCACGTCCCTCAGCCGGTCCTCGGTGTCCCGGAGCTGGACCCGAAGGGTTCGCTCGCTGTGCGCCCACTCCTCCCTCTGGTCCTGGAACCGCTCGCGCTCCAGCGCCGTCTCCCCGAGTGCCTCGGACACTGCTCTCTCCCTAGCGAGGAGCTCAGCGGCCGTGTCGGTCAGCTGGGCCCGCAGGGCCTGGATCTCCGCCTCGCTGACGGTGGGCTCCAGGACCTGCGCCTGCTGGGCAGAGGGGTCCTGTTGCCGCCCCTCCGGCTGCAGCTGCTGGTCCTGCTTCAGCCGGTTCAGCTGCCGGCAGGAGTCCGCACACCCCGAGGAACACAGTGGAAAGCCGCTCTTTAAGGAAATCAGTTAGAAATTCAGTTAGTGGGGTTTGTGGCTATGCTATGCAGTGTTGAATGGCCCATCTTTGGGGATCAAAGCTCACCGGGTTAAATTGCCCTTTTCTTACTCAATATGCCACAGCTTAACTTACTCTAAAGGTGAGCTTCGAAAGCTTTGTGTTGTGCTTTTCTTGATGCTTTCACACatgaaaatagaaatagaagcaatagaaaacaataaataaataaaaacataaaagaatgGAAATGAAGTCCTACCAAGAGTAACCACAAACCGCAACTTTGGAAAAACATTGCCACTTCAACCAGGGTTATTAGCACCACTGGCTGTAGGTTTCAAAACCCATAAAGCCCAAATGCAGTATGgcaaaatgaaggaaaataattatgcagaaatatgtaaatgtgtaaaatgaggGCAGACTGTGTGGTGCAGTATGAAGGGAAGTCAAATCTCAGCCCTGTGGTGTTTCAACCCTCTCTacactgtgatcccatctctatctgtgaccctctctacactgtgatcccatctctatctgtaaccctctctgtactgtgatcccatctctatctgtgaccctctctgtactgtgatcccatctctatatGTAactctctctgtactgtgatcccatctctatctgtgaccctctctgcactgtgatcccatctctatctgtaaccctctctgtactaTGATctcatctctatctgtaaccttctctgtactgtgatcccatctctatctgtaaccctctctgctttccccattggaataaaatagaaaaaaattggCCATGGATAAAACTTCACAGTCATGATCAAACTGAAAATTTGAACAAAATTAGTGAATCAAAAGGAACACATAGCCATGCATGACATTTGATTAAGTTTCCAGCATCAAATTCATATCCCACCATGCATCACACCTCCATCATGCTTTTCTAAAGATGGAACTCCTGACTCTTCAGTTTcgttttacttttgtttaacTTAATTTTGCCACAATATTACACATATATTATACAGCTCCTCATTAGCACATGGCACAAATAAGCATTTACATAacgaaacaaatgttttaacgTATAGACTGCACAACTAGAAACACAAAATCGCATGTTGATGAAGGAGCTTGGTATAGATAACGGTGAGAGAGACCGCTCCCCCTCGTACCTGCAGCACATAGCCCTCCCTGTCGCTCCGCCCACGTGACTGGCCCTCCCGCAGCTGCTCTTGCAGGAGGCCGTTGTGCTCCTGCAGTCTGGACAGCTCCAGCTGcacctgctccagctgcgcaaACAAACACGCTTCTGATAAGCACGGGCAACGCCGCATCACAAACGCTTTCATACATCAGCGAGGCCATTTCCACAGACGCCCCACGCAGCAGGCATGGGCTCACACGCTcaatgcatgcacgtgcactcTGACACGAGCGCGCTCACAtgagcacactcacacacgagCAAACTCACAcgtacacgctcacacatgcactgtcACACGTGCACGCCCACACAGATCATTTATGGCTGTTGAGATGCAGCCTGTCTGTACAGACACTCTAGGCATTGCAACAGGCTGTCCTGTGCGTTTCTCAGGAGCCGGTTCAACCcagctgctctgtgattggtcctgAATGCTGTCCTGTCTTTCGGCAAGTCCCATTACTCTGGGAACGCTGACTTTGGTGGCCATTAGGATCCATGATAAATGTTGTCTAAATAATGAACAAAGGAAACGCTggcttaaattatttaaagtctAGGATGCACTGGAGGGAACTGAAGCACACCATTATTCCGCGTGTTAAATGGTGATTTATCTTCCTCCTTACTG
This window encodes:
- the LOC118216967 gene encoding rootletin-like isoform X1, with the translated sequence MMSSKDNACRKFQANIFNKSKCQNCFKPRESHLLNAEDLSQAKPIYGGWLLLAPEGTNFDNPGHRSRKWQRRFFILYEHGLLRYALDEMPSTLPQGTINMSRCSAVLDAEPQTGHSHALCIRTPDTQHFIRAESKEAIHGWQESLEGFIRTNKHNQKKKKRKDVPQETGRAKGTVMISNGGEAGGTQPRDAPCSRPAGWQEQRGRTAVPCSHSAPSLHQPECGPLLQSSSSSGSLRDHSKQGSLNGSRKERAESGYFSLEKPKPDSQPPQRPRHLPLSSPSGPEGPHRYPSSDPDPLTSPLPPDSLRSNGTSTFSASLTSLDSDLSPATPKSPTAPTIVTTPPSCEDEEEEDEGRVWGGGCGGERAGRGGRRPPVSYASLADVPKAKRLTQRLALSAHRKRLEQRARSPGREEVARLFGLERRRPQVIEKFEMLEGDGVEHVETSCASSSSGPPSSSCSSNSASRQGRIERRHVAKNQMMSLDASTERSMPDVSRSSLFSSRRAKSLDRKAPESSVTPDLLNFKKGWMTKPHEDGTWRKHWFVLTDQSLRFFRDSIAEEAADLDGEIDLSTCYDVTEFPVPRNYGFQVHTKEGPFTLCAMTSGIRRSWMQALRQSARPAAAPDVTRTLPGEKADVGAALGFCPPPLPEVRPGAESPATGGTVPSGSGCGSEPRKRIWNRRHGGCRNALDWAEIYPGLAQENCTAPPGGHPKGSTDAVDGGSTASPDSSSSCPAFPGSSLPVAEEAREGERGRRRSEGRPCFQVASAPTTPAFTRPIAAPASRVGGDGQEVGQLPGDVPDVRVEIEQQWLQVETTPLREEKQIPISGALPSDPPPERPPLQTAPLGSQLEQVQLELSRLQEHNGLLQEQLREGQSRGRSDREGYVLQSGFPLCSSGCADSCRQLNRLKQDQQLQPEGRQQDPSAQQAQVLEPTVSEAEIQALRAQLTDTAAELLARERAVSEALGETALERERFQDQREEWAHSERTLRVQLRDTEDRLRDVEACLLEKSQALRDLERQQALQQDYGKEVQNLQESLSEVTARLVAAQETQALKEESLETSRDLPHESWDKERQCLMERLAEVEARRHELEDQLRTAELQGERGDLVHRLEEQLATKTDAIQDLTEMTRRLTDEKDQLTCRCQELLNQITEADNEVSKLQSRLAVEETDYCSLDRSYHKLYEEFQRISQVLWEKEEEIQEVKEIYERQAEMKEKDLNEALVKLAALECRLEETQLKLQAKEEAVCRVSQGSMEPCAAERDLGGELTAAENRIAELEQELSSMRLAYTALQRDCSTVQGDPYVQESSSKQDKLTDAIHPEDIGKINNPSLIDHDPSEENGSSDTLLESVASAGGAMDTEKFIGIINTLENKLYSSEEKLKDITLKLEEQEGLKTEAVKEQRTQWAELEAELCLTLSECMSRECRLYAQLQDDLDERRTFGKEADCRVSAENGACAKALACLELSREKVQSILRGRQEGCAETQSHTLSEIEAELCNATLHIRRGGNGLEEQKLDHQGTRNLGMKENKVSGLDRIELSAHMLEFEALVLKKMALSVRNPISDLLQSLREIHQEAENLKRGNESYVAIIYADVVARKLMVECEFWAEVDKLEVQTEEPEDWLQSVRDSAEENSDVTSSNCVQTDLANSIQNLKSFYDEKFRKLQSELLEAHANLKRREVALKEVVSASKRAGFGRLGQGLSDEIDRSQGTTLAYISPPELAPYLEQITMEEARDLAEEIVSQHLQRDVLICHVEAVDSPRVGQERLATELQLQAEVLQRLSRELEATYETEMGSVRPCLINVLHNKHYKPAGNVASSTLSMQETTIPFVACKPSMGQERDMKQCNGARQSTGGPCQEYDPSIGAAHEGCITSLQEECQSLTQALAGLREENHALRQEVSHYAGELSQRREQTERMEERFQAEAEELKALYEMEIGEAEQRMTANELSLMEKMADCQQKLEVLLLDIEGMEDRHEEHVRKLEAQSQGRMEELHWAHREEVERMQSQHTQSLRTLLDALDRLQAKHPEDSPLPELAVPPLDQAMLPHDQAPSHHDQAPSPHDQVPSPHDQAPSPHDQAPPLHDQAPPTEGQAGETGTVELDSTTVLRQRIQELEMQVNSMQDQLGNKTPGEDVSSLKEKYQKDLENLKATCERGFAEMEETHLKVIEEIQRQHQREVAHLREERERLLAEETAATISALESMKNAHRKELEKTQRSQLNGANADVQALTQQYREELQSVQRELEVLSEQYSQKCLENVHLAQALESERQALSQCQRENQELSVHIQELNERLTVEITRMRSCLSGEGSPAQAQGKDLYELEVLLRVKDSEIQYLKQEVHSLKDELQSVLKDKKYVSDKYKDIYTELSVVKAKADCDVSKLKQQLRVAAEALGERVAEAPPTAPAYDILKSKSSPDFLKKEYSGFSRQIGGVRSKGSDVERVSLDS